Proteins co-encoded in one Dasypus novemcinctus isolate mDasNov1 chromosome 18, mDasNov1.1.hap2, whole genome shotgun sequence genomic window:
- the LOC101440622 gene encoding ribonucleoside-diphosphate reductase subunit M2 has product MYKKAEASFWTAEEVDLSKDIQHWEALKPEERYFISHVLAFFAASDGIVNENLVERFSQEVQITEARCFYGFQIAMENIHSEMYSLLIDAYIKDSKEREFLFNAIETMPCVKKKADWALRWIGDKEATYGERVVAFAAVEGIFFSGSFASIFWLKKRGLMPGLTFSNELISRDEGLHCNFACLMFKHLLHKPSEQRVKEIIINAVKIEQEFLTEALPVQLIGMNCTLMKQYIEFVADRLMLELGFGKVFRVENPFDFMENISLEGKTNFFEKRVGEYQRMGVMSSSTENSFTLDADF; this is encoded by the coding sequence ATGTATAAGAAAGCTGAGGCTTCCTTTTGGACAGCTGAGGAGGTGGATCTTTCTAAGGACATTCAGCACTGGGAAGCCCTAAAGCCTGAGGAGAGGTATTTTATATCGCACGTCCTGGCTTTCTTTGCAGCAAGTGATGGCATAGTAAATGAAAACTTGGTGGAGCGATTTAGCCAAGAAGTTCAGATTACAGAAGCCCGCTGTTTCTATGGCTTCCAGATTGCCATGGAAAACATACATTCTGAAATGTATAGTCTCCTTATTGACGCTTACATTAAAGATTCCAAAGAAAGGGAATTTCTCTTCAATGCAATTGAAACGATGCCTTGTGTAAAGAAGAAGGCAGACTGGGCCTTGCGTTGGATTGGTGACAAAGAAGCTACCTATGGAGAACGTGTTGTAGCCTTTGCAGCAGTAGAAGGAATCTTCTTTTCTGGCTCTTTTGCATCGATTTTCTGGCTCAAGAAACGAGGATTGATGCCTGGCCTCACGTTTTCCAATGAACTTATTAGCAGAGATGAGGGATTACACTGCAACTTTGCCTGCCTAATGTTCAAACACCTGCTTCACAAACCTTCAGAGCAGAgagtaaaagaaataattatcAACGCTGTTAAGATAGAACAGGAGTTCCTGACTGAGGCCCTGCCTGTGCAACTGATTGGAATGAATTGCACTTTAATGAAGCAGTACATTGAATTCGTGGCAGATAGACTTATGCTGGAACTGGGTTTTGGCAAGGTTTTCAGAGTAGAGAATCCATTTGACTTCATGGAGAATATCTCACTGGAAGGGAAGACCAACTTCTTTGAGAAGAGAGTGGGCGAGTATCAGAGGATGGGAGTGATGTCAAGTTCAACCGAGAATTCCTTTACCTTGGATGCTGACTTCTAA